CCGCCGGAGATCTCGGCGGGGTTCTTCGCCCCCATCCCTTCGAGGCCCACCTGCGCGAGCTTCTCCTCCACGCGCTGCCGGACCTCGGCGGGGCGGAGCCGCGTCTTCTCGCGAAGGGGGAAGGCCACGTTGTCGTACACCGACATCGAGTCGAAGAGGGCGCCCCCCTGGAATACCACACCGTAGCGCTCGCGGATGCGGTCGAGCGCGTTCCGGCCGAGGCGGGTGATGTCGACGTCGTCCACAAAGATGTGCCCGG
The Candidatus Methylomirabilota bacterium genome window above contains:
- a CDS encoding ATP-binding cassette domain-containing protein, with translation MIKVVGVRRSFGPQEVLRGLDLEIATGEILVVIGRSGGGKSVLLKHLIGLLRPDSGHIFVDDVDITRLGRNALDRIRERYGVVFQGGALFDSMSVYDNVAFPLREKTRLRPAEVRQRVEEKLAQVGLEGMGAKNPAEISGG